From the genome of Oryza glaberrima chromosome 1, OglaRS2, whole genome shotgun sequence:
GGCGTCCTCGGCCACGCCGCGAGGGAGGAGTGGAGGACGTACCTCGCGTCGGCGGCCGAcacgggcggcgccgcggcgtcgtgctcgctcgccggcggcggcaggcaccGGAGGTGGCTCGCCGCGCTGTCCTGCGTCTGCCCGGTGGTGTCCTGGATGCGTCCCAgggccgacggcggcagcggcggcaagtCGGCCGGCCCCGTGCTCGATGATTCGATCATGTCGTGGTATCTGTCCATGGAGAGTGGCAAGTTCTGGTTCCCGGCTCAGGTCTACAACCGTGAGGTATAACTTTGGAATCAAGCAATTTTAATTATCATCCCTTTGCAATTAATAGCTAGCAGTTTCATTATTGTCACCAAGCATGCAAATTGGGATGATTTGTAGTGTCTGTTAATGTTCATTGTTGCTAGTGATTAATCTGTTGATGATGAATTTTTGGAAAGGATACTGAAGTTTTATACCTTAATTTGGTTCCTTGTTTCTGTAAatgcttatgttgatgatgaaGTTTGGAAAGGAATACTGAAGTTTATATCTTCATCATTTGGTTTAGCGGATTTGCGTCTAAGTGTCCAATTGGGCATAATCTAGATGAGCTCATTTGTGTTTCTTTAGGATCTTATCTTCAAACTTTTAGTTATGTTTGAGCAACCGGAACCAATCTTGAggctttttgtttgtttgcagCATGGGCATGTTGGATTCATGATGTCATGCTACGATGCAGAGCTCAGCTATGATTTCCACAGTGATACCTTCCGTGCAAGGTACTAACTTCTTACTGGTTTAGTGATTTTAGCTGTGGTTGAATGTAAATTGTGGTTATGTCCTGATGATTTTGAGGCGAACACATAGCAGCACAAAGATTTTATATCATCTGAAGATTGTATCTTCAAGTTATCTAACTGGCCTTAAAAACATTGACAGGTATCCACCACACGGACGACGGACCGTAGTCTTGGAGGACGGGGTACACTGGGATAGGGTCAGGGCACCTCCAGTAGACACTCACGCACATGATCTCCATGCCTCTGACTGCTTACACGAACTCCGGCCAGGCGATAACATTGAGATCCAATGGAGAAGGAACAAGGAATTCCCCTATGGTATGTTCCCGAGCACCCAACAACGCAAATGCTTTGGACAGTGCTAGAAGAACCAATAAACATTTCCATATGGGATATGCTAATCTTATCTGATAGTGATGAGGAGTATTTTACCAGTGGACAGTGTGTTCATTCATGTGTTGCTATGTTTGGCAGGCTGGTGGTATGGAGTTGTTGGCCACTTGGAGTCATGTGATGGAAGTGAGCACTTTTGTCGGTGTCATCTTAGTGGTGAGAATATCTTTAATCCCAGGGACTAAATTATTTgacttgactaataattacaAAGTTAGTTGCATATACATATGCCTTTTTGATGCCACGACCCCATCAACATGCCAGCAAAGTCTAAAGAATGTTATAAAACAACATCATGGCCTCAGACTCATTTTGCTCATTCATTGATTAAAAGCAAAGTGTTACCCTTGAAATGATGACTTTAGCTTATGTTTGACCTTAATTTCACTTTAAGAAACATTCTATATCATGCattaatttaattggatttTTGTCTATCCAATGTTAAGTTCCGCTGTTAGGTTGATAACATAGTTGGCATGTTTGTGAACACAGCTGATAATAGTATAtgtatgcaagtatgcaactacTTCGTTCTATAACAAACCATCTATTTGTTAGATAAGGCTTAGCTTTCATTGACTTACATTAATATGTTTTTTGTCATTCATGATCTGCATGTTGTTCTTTGAATAAATATAATCTGGTTCTTGACCAATGTCATGAGGCAAGAGTCTTACTCCTTTCCACTGATACAAGATGCTTACAACTAATTGCTTTCCTTTTGAGTGAACAAATTGAAACCCGTATGAGTTTCAACTTGAATCCCAGTTAATAATAACAAAGTATAAATAGCTAAGATTTCTATTCTGTCCTACTTCATTTTACCTTAACTCTTCTGAAACTTACACAAAACCCTGCATAAACATTTGTTTCAGACACTGTTGTTCTGGAGTTCAACCAATACACACCTGGTTCAAGATGGAGGCAGGCGCTGGTGAACCGGAAGGACCACAGGGAAGAGGGCAACGAGGGCGACGGTTTCTACGGTGGAATCAGGAAGCTCCGCAGCAAGGATGAGATCTCAAAGTGGAGACAGTTGTGGCCAACAGACATTCTTGAGTAGCAAGGACAGAGATTATTATTCCACTGTTGTTATTCATCAAGTTGCCAAATTGATGCTCTCCAATTGCTCATTCTGTATTCTGAAACCTGACGAAAACGCCACCCATCTCCTCCACTCAAGCTGTATACACAAAGGATTGGAACATGAGgtgacaaaatttggtagctTGGGACACAATTGTGAAACTTACTGTAAGGCACGGATGCACAGATTGCTTCTGTAAACGGGCGTTAACTGAACATGTATCAAGTCTACAGCATTGTATGTGACTGCTGCAGCCTGTGCCTCTGCATGTTGTTGTAGCTGTAGAGCAGAAAGATCAAATGTAAATTACATTGTTAGCTCCAATTTAATTTACGGCATTTCAGGATGCCGTCTCACGGTTACCCTATCCATGCGCTTTTTCACATTTTGGCCTTTTTTGaaactttgtttttctttttgcaaatggACGcactttttaaaaaacatgttttCGCTGAGTAAAAGTTAAATTGTGGAAACTATTCCATGTAGAGTGTTCAGTATGTTGACAGATTCTGAACCTTGAACTGTGGTTCAGGTTCAGGATTGATGATCCTGCTTTCCGCAATACTTGTGAATTTTCTCATCTGACAAGGATAGCAGCACAGGAAACGGGTTGGAGAAACTTCAGTTTTCAGTGCAGATTACTACTAAAATCAACAGAGCAAATCATAcaccatcattttttttgccCCCACAAACGTCAAAATTTGTCAATCCATTACAAAAATGTACTAAAAGCAACATCAAAACCAAGCATCAAATTCCACATGCTTGAACATAGAAAGCTCTCATGGCAAAGCTGCAGGTCACATACACAGTGTATCCTTCGTCAGGCAAGCCAGTGAGCTTGCAATGCGGCGAGCAAGATCGCACTGGAAAGAAAGACCAAGCGAATCTCCTCCTGTCCTCCGGtgatccggcgacggcgagctcggcctcCTCAGGCACGCGTGGGCCGCATCATCGCCGCCTCTGCttccggcgagcacggcggcggcctgaAGGTGAGGCTCACCACCGTCCTGTCGATCgcgtcgcggcgacggcgcggccgcgTCGTCGACGCACTGGAGAGGATTCGCCGCGgcgagaggagaagaggagacaGAAAGCATCAGGATCACGAGCTGGAGGATTTCAAGAAGCGATCGACTAAGGTCGACGGCGGCTTGCGCGTGGTACCTGGtggcctcggcgacggcggcgccgtctgcggcggcggcggcggagcgcggcgacCTCGAGCCCTCGGCCAGCCGGTAGAAGGCGTCGCGGAGGCATATCCGCGTCGTCCTCGCCATCTACAAGACACAGGAGCAGCCATTTTTGTCAGGAGAGGAGAGAATTTGCGGTGCCCAcagttcgccggcggcgaggatgccGACCATACCTGCACCATCACCTCCTCGAGCTCCTCGAGCACAGCTTCTTCGAATCCCGGCGGCGAACTCCCCGGATCGCCTCTCTCCGTCGCGCTCGCTCCAGCCTGCAACATGATCAGCTGGCGGGTTCTCAGAAATCGGAGAACATTTCGGTAGAAGCGAAATTTCGgaatgaagaaaaggttgaaAGTTGAATAAATTATGGTTAAATTTGAAGGAAAATCAGTACTTAAATCAAACAAAATTGAACTTCTGGCCCAAAGAATATTGGGAGAATAGCCTATTTGGTACTTCAACTTTTGCTCCGAGGTTAATATGGTCCTTGATATTTCAGTTTGTTCGAACTAGTcctcaaaatttatttttcagtctacTATGGTCCTTGGACCCACCAAAAAAGTCAGGTAGACATGCCATCTCATCATCTTATACAAATCTGTCATGAAATGTCTAATATACCCTTACATACAAcataagagagagaaaagaaaaatgtcaCACACACTTACATTCGCAAATACCCAAATATATCGATTTGTCTATCAATACATATCAATACATGTAACATAAtcaattttgtatatatattaattcCTGGGATTAGATTAAATTATCTACTCATATAAGATTAATTAGTTATAGTATTTCGTATCACATACAAATGGACAAATTAGATATTTCACCATccatttttaataagatgatgacatggcatgccTACATGGCGTTTCCGGTGGACCTAAGGTTCATATTGGACCGTATGACAAAGTTTAAGGATTTGATtggacaaaaataaaatatcaagtACTATATTGACCTTAAGGCGAAACTTTAGGGATCAAATGGCCTATTCTCCCAAGAATATTTATGTGGGGGGGGATCGAAATTCCCGAAATTGCGGACATTTCATTTCGAAATTCTTGACCAAAGGCACGAAAATAGTGTAACTACAAATCACCTTGTCCATGGTGGAGGAGGTGTCTGCAGCAACCATCCCCTTGGCAAAAGAAGGGAAGCCGCCATCATCTTGCAGGCCATGGCTGAAGTAGAGAGGGAAACCGCAGGTGTCCATGTCGTCTTGATCCATGTTCACCTCCTGATTCTTGGAATCGGACACCAGAGCTCCGTTCAGTATGTGTTCGTAGGACATGAGCCTGTGCATGGAGTCCGGGAACATGTCCAGCGCCTGGAACGGAGCATCCATCCTCCTCACCTCCTCATCTGAAAACTGGCTCCTGAAAAAACACAGGTTCAGacccaatttttttctctcagttTACAGATGATTTGCAGTAATCACCAATGTAATCACACAATTAAGGCATTTGATTAGTAAGGCAATGTGGTGTAGTAATTGCATACAAGAACATGTCGTTTGTTTGCTCCATGTGCAGAGGCTCAAACTGTGATGGATATCCAGGTTGCTCATCTGAATCTGAAGGCACTGTACTGCAATGTTCAGAGGTGTCGAAAGATTGCGTGCCGCCACCGTTGCTGCCATGATTGTCTGAATATACGGTCGTTGTGTTCAGATCATCAGATAGCCTGGAGTCCCAGAGTGTCCAGTAAATTCCCTGCTCTGACCTTTGGTTCTGAAAGAGTTCATCAGCAGCTGACAAGTTGCTTCCACTCTCTGGAAGGGAATGGCATGCCATGCTACTCAtctgaaagaaaacaaaaacagggCAGAATATTTTAACAGGATTACTTTGCAAATACTTGTGCACCGAAAGGCAGGCAACAGGATTAATTATGCAAGAGCATGGTGTCATTTCGAAAATTAGTGGTGTAGTCATCTCTAGTTGAGTTAGAAAAGTTCAGCAAtattcagaaaagaaaagccaaaaaaaaaaaagaattctagTTAGCAGACAGGATCATAACATGACAGAGATCAGAACCGTGGAAGATCATATCAAAGAAGAAGAATTCGATGAAAACAGAGTAATTGGTAGTAGAAGAGTAAGCTGGAAGAGATCACTCAATCGCACACGGTGGCTTTTCACTAATAATTTGTGCCTTTCGGTTCTCATCCTGCTAAGCATGAAAGAACTTACTGTACATGCCATAACAACAACAAACCAAGAACTGAAGAACACAAACCTGCATGCAGAAACCAAAAAGAATGGCCTTCCTTGAGAAGAACAAACAACCGATCATATTAAAGAAGAAGAACAGAGGAGTAAGCTGAAGCAGATCACTCAATTGCACACAATTAACTCCCGTCAAGGACATCACCGATcctctcaatattttttttctttcatttctcaTCCAGCTAACCATGAAAGAACTTACTGTATATGCccataacaacaacaacaaaccaAGAACTGAAGAACACAAACCTGCATGCAGAAACCAAAAGAGAATGGCCCCTTTCTTGCGAAGAACAGAACACTAAAACAGGGCGCCCAATCAAGATCCTCCACAGAAGAAGAACGAATCCTCTTGCTGCCTGCTCGTCAAGCTGTTCTTGACGCCGAAAATCGCCAGAAGCGTGTAGGCGGCGCCCAGCAACTGCTGACAGCTTCGTGGTcggagcttaattaattactcgaACAAACAGAGCAGGAGGAGTCGAAGATTGAGTGGTGGTTTCTTCTACTTAAATGCTACCACCCTTGaaactgacaagtgggcccgcGTATACcagtggccccacatgtcatcgggATGGGACTCGTGGGACCCACGAAGCGGCCCCAGCTGAGCTGCGTGAGTTATCTCACGCTACTCGTCACAGAAGAAATCGTGTGGCTGGAAAGCGAATCTGGCCAGAGGCTATCAAAATCTTGGCTGCCGTTTGGCCACGtgtccacgtgggtcccacccttccgtggcaacattttttttcaggtaATATAAAGATGTAAATACTATTACCACCTCTCAAAAaggaaagggggaaaaagaataAACATCAAGATGatttttcataatttcattCGCACCAAATTCGAATCAGTAGCAATCCAATCAAATCAGGAACCCAAAATTTGGAAGAATCAAATCAGAAACGGGGGGTAACATCAAAGCGATGATACGACGACGCGGCGACGATCCGATCCTATCTATGCACATGTTCTTCCAATCGAGGCCAAAATTCCAACAGCGAGAGCTCaagccgccaccggcgacggcggcgggagaagcTTCTTGGCCGGCGAGTGGAGGGAGACGGCTCCGAGCTTGGGGCTCGCGTACTTCTTGTACACCACCTTCTGCCtgctctccggcgccgccgcgtgcaGGCTCACCAGCCGCCTCGCACACTCCCTGAAGCTCAAAAAACAAGCCACATGAACAGATTAAGTTTTAATAATTTGGATGGTGCAGATCTTTGATAAGAGTCATGTCATCAAAATCTTGATCAGCATATTTATGCATACAGACGTTTTAATTGAATGGTGCAGATCAAAGTAATTGGTTAGGCACTAGCAATTTTAGCAGCATACGCATGTAGTAGATTCATATTTTGTTCTATGTTCAAAGCATATGTTAGGACTATCTGTTCAGCATTCTTCAGGTTACAACTATCTGTATCAAGTCACATGAACAGATTAAGTTCTTGGATTAGACTAGAGAGAGCATAACATGCCATTGCATACAAAGAAAGTTTGGACATCACCAACTAGTCCAGGACAATATTCAACTGAAACTTTCAGTAGTACAAAATTCAGTCAGTCTGGTGGAGACACAACAATGTAACTAAGCATGccaaatttatatataactgAAATCATTCACAAGTCATATTCTTCAGATTCAACGTGTAATCAAAATTTCATAGGCAAGATTTAAGTAACTAAAGCAAATGAGAAAAAAGACCACCTCTGAATCACTTAAGGACAACAGGTTATCAACGATTGTGAAAAGATGGATTATTTAGCATTCCAAATTTATATAACTGAAATCCCTTTCTGGGAACGCAGTCAACACAATTCAATTCACAGGTCATATTCTTCAGATTCAATATGTAATCAAATTTCATGGGCAAAGATCAAGTCATGAAGAAGAAGACATACAGCAATTGCGGCTCAGCTAAGCCGGTGTGGTACTCCAGAAGATCGCTCCATAGTGGGCTCAGGCCAAGGGTACACCGAGCAGCGTAGACGGCAGCGGCTGCTATCACCGATGGCGCAAAAAAGAGCATGGAGTACTGAACCAGTGCGAGCTCTGCGTAGAAGAAAGTCATGTGCTCCAGCTGCATTGACAGAAAAAAGAATGGCACATTACAACACATTGAAGATGTATAGCACCAGCAGAAGAACAACTGAAAATGGACTGTGCTTGTTAGTTACCTCCTCGTCACCCAATGCAGCTTTCAGGTATCGAAGGATGAACATGTACATTGTCGGAACAGTCAGGTTCCACTGGAGCTTGTTAAGTATGGACTTCTCTGTGCTCAGGACCTGCTGCCTGCTGAAGGAGTTGTCTGATATGACAAGGAAGTCCTTAACCTGCAAAAATGGCAGCTCAACTGTAAGACAAGAAGCAAGTGCAAGCTGAAAGTCATATGCAAATTGAACAGCATTGAACACAATAGCAAGTAGAGCATATCATATGCAAAATTGAACGGCATCAGTGGTGTGCAGAAGTGGAATCCTTACCAATGGAGCCCAAGTCTCCTCATACTTGCAGGCTATCAACATGGCGCTTACACCGACAAGCTGCAGCTCCTTCCTGGGCACATTCTCCAGGGACAGGTACTGATCAATTATGTAGACAGTGAGGTACAGTGTCTCTGGCATCAGCATAAGCCTGTAGTGCACTTCGATGAGCCAATCAGTCAGGATTGCTCTCATTCTCTCGTTGATCTCGGTCTGTGACACCATGTAGGTGCAGAGAGGCCGGTAGGTGTTCTGGACAAATCAAGCAGCAAGAGTAATCAATCACCGTTCCATCACCAATTGATTTGGCATAAAAGAAGAGGAAGCTAAGCTCACCTCGGTGTTCCTGTAGAATCTGTAGATATCTTCGACGTAATCAACCACTGCCAGCTCGTTGTGAGCATCAGATGCATCGATGTCGTATATCAGCTCCTTTTTCGGGCTGATCACACCGTCAGAAGCCTGTGTTCAGAACAAGTTCagcaaaagaagaacaaaaaggaTTCTTCAGACAAAAATTTCCCAACATTACAGAATCAAACAACACCAAAGAACACATACCCTGCTGCACTTGGTCAGAATCGAGGTGAGCGTTTGGATTGGCGCCCTCCGGGAGGCTGCCCTCTGGGCTGGATTTTTCTTATGTTTCTCGGAGTCTGAACTGATCACGATGACTTCTGGCTTGGCCGCCTTGTTGTTCTCGTTGCGCTGCTTGATTGGTTTCCTGCACTtgtcagctgctgctgctgctgccttctGGAGATTTACGACAGGCAGAGCAGCCCGGCCATTGACGAGATTACTGACGTCGGCGAGGGCTCGACGGATTCTTGGCGGTTGCTGAGCAACAACCGTCGTGGTCTTTGGCCTCCTCGCAATCTTGGCAGCCTCTGCACAAAGTCGAAATTTCAGATCAGTAACAAGATAAAGCACAGAATCGCTAAGGGAGAAATTTTGCACGGAAATAGGTGAAAGCGAACGCATGATTCAGAACAAGAAACGCGATTCAATAGGTGAAACGCAATTCTGGGAAGATGCCAGATTTATCGAAGCAAACCCAAAGAACAACGCAGAAACCATCACAGCGCCAGCAAAAGATCATTTCTATGCCAAAAGAACCCATGCGAAATTCCTATCGATTCAATAAATCAACCAACGCGACAAACATCTGCTTCCACCACGGGCACATGCGTTCCGATCATATTTTGGGACCAAAAAATAATCCACACATGAACATGATTTTCAAAAGGTGCTCTCTTTACGCCGAATCAGAACAAGAACCCGTATCAAAGAACCCATACAATTTCGCTATCAAGCGTCGATCGGACAAGAAACCGTAAAAGAACCCCGCAAGAACACACCATcgatcctaaaaatcctaatcTCCGGGGACGGGAGAAACCTACGAAGGCAAAGCAGGCACGCGACGTATCGCAGCAAGAAAACCCcctccccaccgcgccgccgccgccgccgccatgagagCCCCCCCCAGAACAAAGAACACGGCAAAGAACGCGCGCAGGAGATGATCGGTGGCCGCCTTACCTCCCTTGCGTTCCTGAGCAGGaacatcgccggcgccggcaccggctcCCCACTGCCTCCTCGACGCCATCGCCCGAAACGGCCGGGATCGGCGTCCACAGAGCAAACCGCACGAATCAGCGACGCGTCACCACCACCCCCTTACACCTcactccgcctcctcctcctcctcctcctctcctctctctcgaattctcctccctctcctctgctCCTCCGATTCTTGACGGCGAGAACTCGAGATGGATTGGtttcgaaggagaagaagagggagggcTATGGCTTTGTAGGCGATgggttggttttttttggtgGGGAATTGAGGAATTTTGCCGTGGCGTCTATCTTTCCAACGGTCAAATTTTTATTAATGGGGAACAAACGGCGCATCGGCGGTCGGATCACTGATCGGACGGTGGAGATTCACCGCTCCGGGTTTTTTGAGCCGTTTAAATAGAGGGGATGAGACCTGCAACGGTAAAATAAAATAGTTGCGTGTGAAAATACGTTGGGAGTGGGATGCCCCAGAGATGGAAAGTGTGGTGTGGTAAATTCGATAGGGGCACCGAGGAAAATTTCATGTTTCGTTATTATTGCGCTGGTTGTTTTTTTGTACgtggctgacgtgtgggccaTATGGTGGCTGTACTGGtggtttattttgatttttgaagGTCACAACTCACCACGGCTTTCTTATGTTGGCAATCTAATCTAACCAAacctcctttaaaaaaaaattccaccgAACCATCTCCTGATTCTAAACTGCCAACTCGAACACGAAACTGAAAGGGGTGATAAACTTCGATTTGTCAAATCGAATTCAAATCCGTCCAAGTAAAATCAGTATAGGGAGAACTCCAATCGACCCCCAATAAAATCAACAGAGAAATCGATGGTAACCCAACAGAGCAATCAACAAATCGGACCTGAGGCTTGCGACTCCATCCTAACCTCCTTCAAGCCTGCCATTGATCGATGGCGTCTGGCCCCGCATTGAGGGACCGCTTGATGCCATGGCCATGTCATCACTCCTTCTCCGCCATCACCTATGCCCAGATCCAGAGAAGATGGGGTGGTGGCCGACCTCCACCCTGCTCGCTACTCTCCGCCCTTTACTAGCCTCCGTCTTGCTAGCTGTCCTCCGCTGTGGGACTCCATCTTGCTCGCCGTCGATTTAGCGCGGACCTTGAGTGGAGAGGATGTGAGGCTAGAGGTAGAATGGTAGAGgatgggaggaggcggaggcaaaCCAGCAGCCGACGACTACTCTTCTCGATTTAGGTTTAGCAAACGGATTTTACTAATGAGGAAGGGATTAGGGGAAACGGttccgttctctctctctctctttttctcttggCACTGACAAGAGACAAGGAGGGAGGCTGAGAAATGAACCGACAAGTCTTGATTAGCTGCTTGCGCTGGCCTGTGGCCCAGCCGGCCAACTCAACGTGTACATGGCGAGGTGCAAAccaacaagaaaaagaaaatagagcgTAGCATTGCACTGTTGTATTGTgattcgcaaaaaaaaaaaaatccattgtgaaaaacatatatagacgTTCCTAAAagaaaactagcatggtggcccgcgcagattgcgcggctagcatcattatattttctctcatataatagcatatatgttttctcattatattattcaaatatattaaacttttatatttaaatataattttaaattttgcaataacttcacaaaactactaatgtgtcatattcatattgtattttatatacgtgttagttattaattatttttaatatcaaattttacttatttgtaaattatatatattcctatatggactctagattcgtcttttaatatttcttttttttaattccgaattttctgtaaattgtatttctacatagACTTTTCTTCCAataatatttatgtttatttctgaatttttattatttctaattgtatttctatgtgggctctaaactcatctttcaatattctttaatttttaatttcgaatttcagttacttctaaattgtattcctatattgactttaaactcttcttcccatgtttttcttaatttcgaatttcagttatttgtaaattgtatatttatacggactctaaactctacttttaattttattatgtttattccaaattttagttagttttaaattcttatatggactcttttctctacttctaatattccttattttaattccaaatttctatttttttcttaattgtatttcgatatggactctatactctacttataatattccttgtttttaattccgaatttctattttttttcttaattgtatttctatatggactctagtctcctcttctaatattccttatttttaattccgaatttcagctatttcctaattgtattcctatatggactctagtctcatgttctaatattccttattttttaattccgaatttcaactatttctaaattatatttctatatggactctgctttttctttttctctgattaatgtaggaatttctaggccatgagagcgaacgtggaggctcctttttctattcctttaataatataatagatagatgtgaTGCGAAAATAATTAATGAGCCCGACCTAAATTTTCATTTGTTAACTCGATCTTGCACAAAGGACTAGGTCATTCACACCCATCTGTTTCTCCCACGCTAAATCAACATGCCCAAACATCTTTCACATCCCGGACGTATAGAGCGATTGTCCAAACACAAATATATCTTTGTAGTAATTATACACGTCGTCGATGCTTATAGTTAAATTCGGATGCTTTGATAAATTGTTGGGGTCACTTCATCCACCCTATCAATAATGGTTGTAACGCATGCGTATTTTACTAGTATTAAATAATGATTATATCTACTATTTTAAAGCCGGTTGTTCTCATGGTTTTTAACTGTTCCTCTTGTAATTCGTGAGAGTGGGTGAATACCCACGGTCAACCTAAACATCGTGAAAATTCGTGGGAGATGGGAGAATACCCACTGGTTGTAGCGGAGTGAGGGCAGGAGACATGCGGCGTGGGAGTTCGTTTTCGCTAGGCGCAGAGGGAGGTGTGGGAGAGCACGCCGACGCGGGAGGGAGGCAGAGGCCGACAACCCGAGCTCCCCCAACCTCGCCGCTGGCCATCGCCGTT
Proteins encoded in this window:
- the LOC127767771 gene encoding uncharacterized protein LOC127767771 isoform X4, which produces MVSWMRNERKKILRGSVMSLTGVNCVQLSDLLQLTPLFFFFNMIGCLFFSRKAILFGFCMQMSSMACHSLPESGSNLSAADELFQNQRSEQGIYWTLWDSRLSDDLNTTTVYSDNHGSNGGGTQSFDTSEHCSTVPSDSDEQPGYPSQFEPLHMEQTNDMFLSQFSDEEVRRMDAPFQALDMFPDSMHRLMSYEHILNGALVSDSKNQEVNMDQDDMDTCGFPLYFSHGLQDDGGFPSFAKGMVAADTSSTMDKAGASATERGDPGSSPPGFEEAVLEELEEVMVQMARTTRICLRDAFYRLAEGSRSPRSAAAAADGAAVAEATSASTTRPRRRRDAIDRTVVSLTFRPPPCSPEAEAAMMRPTRA
- the LOC127767771 gene encoding uncharacterized protein LOC127767771 isoform X2, whose amino-acid sequence is MQMSSMACHSLPESGSNLSAADELFQNQRSEQGIYWTLWDSRLSDDLNTTTVYSDNHGSNGGGTQSFDTSEHCSTVPSDSDEQPGYPSQFEPLHMEQTNDMFLSQFSDEEVRRMDAPFQALDMFPDSMHRLMSYEHILNGALVSDSKNQEVNMDQDDMDTCGFPLYFSHGLQDDGGFPSFAKGMVAADTSSTMDKLIMLQAGASATERGDPGSSPPGFEEAVLEELEEVMVQMARTTRICLRDAFYRLAEGSRSPRSAAAAADGAAVAEATRYHAQAAVDLSRSLLEILQLVILMLSVSSSPLAAANPLQCVDDAAAPSPRRDRQDGGEPHLQAAAVLAGSRGGDDAAHACLRRPSSPSPDHRRTGGDSLGLSFQCDLARRIASSLACLTKDTLCM
- the LOC127767771 gene encoding uncharacterized protein LOC127767771 isoform X1, with protein sequence MVSWMRNERKKILRGSVMSLTGVNCVQLSDLLQLTPLFFFFNMIGCLFFSRKAILFGFCMQMSSMACHSLPESGSNLSAADELFQNQRSEQGIYWTLWDSRLSDDLNTTTVYSDNHGSNGGGTQSFDTSEHCSTVPSDSDEQPGYPSQFEPLHMEQTNDMFLSQFSDEEVRRMDAPFQALDMFPDSMHRLMSYEHILNGALVSDSKNQEVNMDQDDMDTCGFPLYFSHGLQDDGGFPSFAKGMVAADTSSTMDKLIMLQAGASATERGDPGSSPPGFEEAVLEELEEVMVQMARTTRICLRDAFYRLAEGSRSPRSAAAAADGAAVAEATRYHAQAAVDLSRSLLEILQLVILMLSVSSSPLAAANPLQCVDDAAAPSPRRDRQDGGEPHLQAAAVLAGSRGGDDAAHACLRRPSSPSPDHRRTGGDSLGLSFQCDLARRIASSLACLTKDTLCM
- the LOC127767798 gene encoding cyclin-B1-3, giving the protein MASRRQWGAGAGAGDVPAQERKGEAAKIARRPKTTTVVAQQPPRIRRALADVSNLVNGRAALPVVNLQKAAAAAADKCRKPIKQRNENNKAAKPEVIVISSDSEKHKKNPAQRAASRRAPIQTLTSILTKCSRASDGVISPKKELIYDIDASDAHNELAVVDYVEDIYRFYRNTENTYRPLCTYMVSQTEINERMRAILTDWLIEVHYRLMLMPETLYLTVYIIDQYLSLENVPRKELQLVGVSAMLIACKYEETWAPLVKDFLVISDNSFSRQQVLSTEKSILNKLQWNLTVPTMYMFILRYLKAALGDEELEHMTFFYAELALVQYSMLFFAPSVIAAAAVYAARCTLGLSPLWSDLLEYHTGLAEPQLLECARRLVSLHAAAPESRQKVVYKKYASPKLGAVSLHSPAKKLLPPPSPVAA
- the LOC127767771 gene encoding uncharacterized protein LOC127767771 isoform X3; this encodes MVSWMRNERKKILRGSVMSLTGVNCVQLSDLLQLTPLFFFFNMIGCLFFSRKAILFGFCMQMSSMACHSLPESGSNLSAADELFQNQRSEQGIYWTLWDSRLSDDLNTTTVYSDNHGSNGGGTQSFDTSEHCSTVPSDSDEQPGYPSQFEPLHMEQTNDMFLSQFSDEEVRRMDAPFQALDMFPDSMHRLMSYEHILNGALVSDSKNQEVNMDQDDMDTCGFPLYFSHGLQDDGGFPSFAKGMVAADTSSTMDKLIMLQAGASATERGDPGSSPPGFEEAVLEELEEVMVQMARTTRICLRDAFYRLAEGSRSPRSAAAAADGAAVAEATSASTTRPRRRRDAIDRTVVSLTFRPPPCSPEAEAAMMRPTRA
- the LOC127767806 gene encoding F-box protein At2g32560-like, which gives rise to MLALVATFVLACLVFLSKPCAREMRLFLSTLCQELALALLGFLAGLRLLGGVGAGAAAETTMPLMPSFKRKRAAAVEEGGGGGGGGGGEEAGGEPSVLDLPELAIECILARLPPSELRNMAGVCRSMRERCRGDHLWERHMSEKWGGVLGHAAREEWRTYLASAADTGGAAASCSLAGGGRHRRWLAALSCVCPVVSWMRPRADGGSGGKSAGPVLDDSIMSWYLSMESGKFWFPAQVYNREHGHVGFMMSCYDAELSYDFHSDTFRARYPPHGRRTVVLEDGVHWDRVRAPPVDTHAHDLHASDCLHELRPGDNIEIQWRRNKEFPYGWWYGVVGHLESCDGSEHFCRCHLSDTVVLEFNQYTPGSRWRQALVNRKDHREEGNEGDGFYGGIRKLRSKDEISKWRQLWPTDILE